Genomic DNA from Pseudomonas fitomaticsae:
GGCGTCCTGCCGCCAGTGTCGATCCTCAACGAAGAGCAAGCGGCCTACCACTTCCTGTCCGGCTACACCGCACTGGTGGGCTCTACTGAAATGGGTTCGGGCAGCGGCATCAAGTCGACCTTCTCCACCTGCTTCGGCGCACCGTTCTTCCCGCGTCCGGCCGGCGAATACGCTGAACTGCTGATCAAGCGCATCCGCGGCTTCGGCTCCAAGGTCTACCTGGTCAACACCGGCTGGACCGGCGGCGGCTACGGCGTCGGCAAACGCTTCAACATCCCGACCACCCGCGCGGTGATCGCAGCGATCCAGAGCGGCGCGCTGATCGGTGCAGCCACCGAGCACCTGGACACCATCAACCTGGACGTGCCACTGGCCGTACCGGGCGTCGAAACCAACCTGCTCAACCCACGCAACACCTGGGCTGACAAGGCTGCATACGACGAAGCTGCCAAAGCACTGGCCGGTCTGTTCATCGAGAACTTCAAGAAGTTCGAAGTGAGCGACGCGATCAAGGCTGCCGGGCCTAAGTTGTAAGACTTAGTTCTGGTGAATGAAAAAGCCGCCTCTTGAGGGCGGCTTTTTTGTGGGCGTTCATTTTCTCAATGGGCCAATGCATTCAAAACATGAACCGGGTCGTTATGAATGGCCTTGAGCAAAGCTTTTGCCGGCCCGGTAGGCTCGCGACGACCCTGTTCCCAATTTCGTAGAGTGCCGAGTTGGACGTCGATCAGAGCCGCAAATTTGGTCTGGGTCAAACCGGTAGCTTTACGAATTTCTTTGACCTGCAATGCATCAACGTGGAATTCGCGAGAAGGTGTGCGCTCGCCTCGTACGATCTCGTCCATCTCTTGCACACTTTCCATCAGCTCATCAAAAAATTTGCTCATGGTCATCTCCATTTTTCGATCAAGACCTTGAGTGCTTTACGCTCATCGCTGGACAGATCGTGTTGTTCATTTTTAGGGTAGATCATCAATAACCCGATTTGTGATGCCGAAACGAAGTGGTAGTAGATAACCCGTGCTCCGCCTCGCTTGCCGTGTCCTTTCGCTGCGATTCGGGTTTTTCGGATCC
This window encodes:
- a CDS encoding type II toxin-antitoxin system RelE/ParE family toxin; translation: MIFIETRIFTRRVKELLDDDTYAAFQKQLVVSPSIGDVIEGTGGIRKTRIAAKGHGKRGGARVIYYHFVSASQIGLLMIYPKNEQHDLSSDERKALKVLIEKWR
- the nadS gene encoding NadS family protein, which codes for MSKFFDELMESVQEMDEIVRGERTPSREFHVDALQVKEIRKATGLTQTKFAALIDVQLGTLRNWEQGRREPTGPAKALLKAIHNDPVHVLNALAH